The following coding sequences lie in one Helicoverpa armigera isolate CAAS_96S chromosome 8, ASM3070526v1, whole genome shotgun sequence genomic window:
- the LOC110372868 gene encoding cytochrome c oxidase subunit 6A1, mitochondrial: protein MNSLLRKAAIEYLKTNARSATHAATAGGHGGGYKLWKKMTFFVAFPAVGLGMLNAYLAHQEHAHAERPEFVPYDFLRIRSKRFPWGDGQKSLFHNPHVNALPSGYED from the exons CTGCGATTGAATACCTGAAGACAAATGCTCGTTCTGCCACCCACGCCGCTACCGCCGGTGGCCATGGAG GTGGCTACAAGCTGTGGAAGAAGATGACTTTCTTCGTTGCATTCCCCGCTGTTGGTCTTGGTATGCTGAACGCCTACCTGGCCCACCAGGAGCATGCTCATGCTGAAAGGCCCGAGTTTGTGCCCTATGACTTCCTGCGCATCCGTTCTAAG CGTTTCCCGTGGGGTGATGGCCAGAAGTCCCTCTTCCACAACCCCCATGTCAATGCTCTCCCATCTGGCTATGAGGactaa